The genomic segment agaaaaatatttcttataataaatatatatgtatatatatatatatatatatatatataataattaagttaatatttttataaaaagaatctTTTTGAATATATCATAATGGCAGTGGTAAAATAAGcctatgtataaaaaattacacaaacataatatgtatatatatatatatatatatattatatgttcttgaaatattttatttatttatttattttattttttttttttacatatatgtaatgtGTAGTATGGTAAAATATCTTACTGGAACGAGCGATATACAAAGTAATAgatttatatgattaaattattatactattcttataaacatttatatattccttctgatttgtatttaattctattattttattttaatcttttttttttcttaaaagtGAAGAAGAGCAATTTGATTGGCACCAAAGATGGTATGGAGTAAAGCATATTTTTACAGAgcttgaaataaaaaatgatgcaaacattttaaatataggATGTGGCACATCAAGTAAAAGCACttaagataaatatatttatacattaatatatatatatatatatatatatatatgtatattatttattatgttttaaaGAATTTAGTGAGGAAATGCTAGATAGTGGATACACAAATATAACCAACATAGATGCATCATCTGTGTGCATAAAGAAAATgcaagaattatataatgataaaccTAACTtaaaatgtaattatatatatatatatatatatatcacttattcataatttaatataatatattattataccatTATTtgtctttatattttttgcaaACAGATTTATgagtgtatataatatatttttataataaatgttataTCCTTTTTGTAGATATATTAATGAATGTATGTGATATGAGAGAATTTACAAATGAAGAATTTGATTTGATTATAGATAAAGCATGTCTAGATTCCATAGTAGTAATAACACGTGCATCTTATATATACGTATTTATCAAACACTATTCACATTTCTaatatattgatttatttgcttatttatttatctccaccttttttattatattttaatatttttaaatattacattaatattttataatggataagaatttttatttaatatgtatatatatatagaggaTAAGcaaataaaagataaaattattttatttttctatttttacaGTGCTCAGAAGATTCTTTAAAGAATGTTGAAGAAATGTTATCAGAAGTGTCCAGAATATTAAAGTAAgacttataatatatatgttaatatatatgttaatatatatgttaatatatatatgttaatttttttttttttttaggtcTAATGgaatttttgttattatatcaCATGCACAACCAGCATATCGTCTTGTATATTTACAAGTgagaatttataaaaaatggaaaaataaaaaaaagctACACACTGTGTTtgacatttaatatatacatatatataaatatattgaatgTATAATGTTGAAGAAAacattttttcaatattcatatgtatacattataatatttttttatatttagaaaGAGGATTATAATTGGGATATAACAGTCAAGACTGTTCAACGCCCCATGCTAGGGATAGTAggtaattatgaaaaaaaaagaaaagaaaaattatgtataaatatcattaatataataaaatattttagaaccttgtattatttttatatatatattttttttattattttagcTCCCCCTGTGGATGATAATTTacactacatatatatttgtaaaaagaaacatacaagcaaataataatacaaaaaaaaaaaaaaaataaaataataaaaaaaaaaaataataataaaaaaaataataataaaaaaaataataataaaaaaaataatgataaagaaaataataataattcgatataattttataatttattaaattgtatatacatataggTATACATTTTGAGAtagttaaaatatttattctgTATACAagatttttaatatttaattataaaaatttatataatttaagggtttaagtatataatattgtattatatatatatatatatatttatatatatatatatatatatctattttttttttatttttttattttttttttttttttctttgtggTAAGGGttattcattcatatatttttaactaCTAATGGTCCATGTACatacaaaattattttacaCCTATATGCATaattaatgataaaatataaaaaaaaaaaaacaattataaggattttaaaaatgaaataataagaaataaaaataataagtcTAATAAATATGCCTTTTATGGAACTGGAgagaattattatttctatatttcaacatgttaatttttttctttttcataaaaataaaaattaaaaagataaatGAACAAAGTATGTATAATATCCAAATCtaactttattatttatatatttatttatttttttgaaaaatatatatttctacatTTAGTTATTTCATAcaagtaaatatattatatatataaggaagGGATGCACACAAAAGGGTacataagaaaaaaacaggattaaaatattgtaagatttatacatttaaatgATTGTCATGTATAggaattattacatatactCTCTGTATTTACACTTGTTTACAtttaattcttatatatgtataatttaatttttttttttttttttttttcttgacattttatttgtaacctaatatataaaatatatgcttttttttttttaaattgtaaaagttaaattaaaaaaaatatataaaataaaaaataataatatattcacaattatatatcatatcttataatttaaaataaataaatattatatataatctttATATTCACAACATGATGGAGgcaacattatttttatgaatgaTTCttgggttttttttttttttttttttttttttttatataatttaatagtgcaattatattaatttttctaaaattatatagtgcaattatattaatttttctaaaattatatagtgcaattattttatttttcttatttgttACATGAATTATTAGTTCGAACATTATATGATCTtaagcttttttttttttttttttttttttttttttcagaattaatatatgtgtataaaatagaaaaatatatataaatatatatatatatatatatatatatatatatatatgtatatataatatatatatcttcatttcatatatattttatctataaaaaaatatataattttaaaattgtGTACCACATTAAAATAACtgttgttgtttttttttttttttttttcttttctttttctattcACTTtcaataacaatatatataacgttGGTAcacaaaaattattaaatatattttttttgtttcattctgtatattttcttaaaagtttctataaaattaaataaaaaatatatgagtACTAAATTGTtttcttaataatatttattgtaattatcattattgttatttatatttttttattacaaaaaaaaaaaaaaaaaaaaatgaaaaaaaaaaacaacttcattatctttttacttttttacgcatgatttgttttgttttatttttttttttaaattccactatatttttctatgttctaaaaaaaaaaaaaaattaaattaagaaattgaacaaattaataaataaaaatatattaaaaattgaagaaattataaatattgtcatcttttttttttttttttttttttttttattgttcacatatatatatatatataatatatacttttatttatgtcATTGATtttaatagaaataatataaaaaatcaaattAACACGTTCCTAtggaatttattttttaaaaaatatattaatatatatatcacaataacatattttttttatatttattgttttattttattatatttatatatatatatatattttttttttgtcccgagcaaaatatattgtttattatatatatttcaaaataaagaaaaatccaaaataatatatatttaagtgtgtatttatattctttattttttttttttatgttagaTCAAGAATAGGAAACttaagaaaaataagaatttttataaatttaatgtgtaaataaaataaaaatgatgttgtatttataaaaattattagttataaaatatttgcatgtaaatatattatctatacaaatatacattttgttaaatatttttattttgttttattattattttttttttttttttttttgtgtgtgtgtatatatgatCATTAGAAAGGatctaaatataaaatatatgtattatatttctattattttattatattaatattttgttcattttatatatgtaaagttttaaaaaagaataagcTCATTTTAACGTAGCtccaaaaaaattttataatataaatatattactatataatatatatatatatatatatatatatatatatttaattttttttttttttttttttttttttttttgtttgtctcaacaaatatgtatatggACAAATGCAGAAATTCTAGCAGAAAGTACAAACTCTCTGCTGGAGATTCGACTTTTGGTAAGCCAACGGTTAGAGGTTCCGTAACGAACGATAATTTGAGTGATGATGGAGAAATTGAATTTGAAGGATGGGTTGAATTTGTAACTAAAAATGGTAATGATGATACTAACCTTTCtcaggagaaaaaaaaaagacatgGTCGAAATAGAAATCATACTGTAAGTTTATGTAACATTGCAAAAGATGATAttgtatttaataaaagtaGAAAAAGAGATAAACAATCAAGAAGAGATTCAAAAAAAGGCAATGAAATGAATACAGATTATATGTatagcaataataataataatatatatgcaaaCTATGTATTTAAACAACCTAACGAGATCTCAAATGGTAGTATTCTTTATACTCTAagaaataacaataataataataattataataataataataatgttgttacaccattatatattaataaccaAACAAAAACAAACGATAatcttattaatatattaagtcCTAACTATGTAGATCCTGCACCTCCTATTGTTCTAAAAAATCAACAAGTCCTTcctcaattatatataagacAACCACCAACGGTTATTGTAACTAATGAACCTAGACCCCCATTAGTTATTAACCCCCCACCagcaaatattatatttaaaaacaaatCACCACAACcaatatatgttaatagTACTAGaccaaatataataattaaaaatgacCCCCCGGTTGTGCAAAACCCTATTAATATGGATACTACACCAGTACAATTAGACATGCCAACAgaaaatattacaataaataaagaaacaaTAAACTATCCTTATGTaatgaatattaaaaaagattcATTTTTAGACAACAGAAATGTGTACTTAAAAGGAAGTGTATCAAGTACCAATGCATCTGTATCACCAacaaatgttatatatgtagaaagtaataataataataataatatgaatgatataAATCAACAGAATATACCAAATTTTTACATGATGAATAATAACCAAACTCCACATTTACATCAAACAACAAATGCATATGCAACCATACCACCAATTAATAACCATCAAATACAAACTCAACCAACAAATACAGTACAATATATTCAACCAAATTATGAACAAGTCATAACACAAGTAGATCAAAATCGTAATCTATTCAATCAACAGCTTGTAGGAAGTACAGTAATGCAAAATATGACACCACAAGGTGTAAA from the Plasmodium falciparum 3D7 genome assembly, chromosome: 14 genome contains:
- a CDS encoding methyltransferase, putative translates to MAVYGKISYWNERYTNEEEQFDWHQRWYGVKHIFTELEIKNDANILNIGCGTSKFSEEMLDSGYTNITNIDASSVCIKKMQELYNDKPNLKYILMNVCDMREFTNEEFDLIIDKACLDSIVCSEDSLKNVEEMLSEVSRILKSNGIFVIISHAQPAYRLVYLQKEDYNWDITVKTVQRPMLGIVAPPVDDNLHYIYICKKKHTSK